A section of the Archocentrus centrarchus isolate MPI-CPG fArcCen1 chromosome 20, fArcCen1, whole genome shotgun sequence genome encodes:
- the arhgap29a gene encoding rho GTPase-activating protein 29 isoform X2, translating to MGDVENGSVLGLPLTKRSRSFENLSVESGGSGLEKDDPPEPSPPVRAEEVDRTLQRQDSGVESALLYAKAWSKYTKELLAWVEKRLSVDIECAKSYAKMAETAKTLASQQEFMPFRDIYMTAFKNDIEYSQLILQTAAVLQSNKFMQPLLARKNELDKLRKEVKEQWQREQKKMHEADTALRKARLLQTQRQDEYEKAKVSTSRLEEEQIGGGGGAAAAKQLEKRRRLEEEALQKAEEAREHCRACQVDVGVKRVELVNTKNEIITQIREMVSQCDLTLKAVTVNWFQLQQAQVVSLPVNHQTLCENAKLYDPGQRYIDFVRSLPTDAPRLECHSLDSPVTQNMGMPFNKRSLSGSHSSHSNLSQASVTSDLLAGDDVDSPISAQHAKIAERRSNGSTDIQALKIQAPFRSWTSANQGGGMCSDSESAGGSSESRSMDSPTASPGDFKRRLPRTPSTGTMSSADDLDEREPPSPSDNGLNEIITETASSPGPFRNTQMSKAAQTHKLRKLRAPSKCRECDSLVVFHGAECEECSLACHKKCLETLAIQCGHKKLQGKLHLFGIDFTQAAKNCQDGIPFIIRKCTSEIENRALNIKGIYRVNGAKSRVEKLCQAFENGKDLVELSDLYPHDISNVLKLYLRQLPEPLILFRYYNDFIGLAKESQSIIVEELEAQRLSPTPVTPGQVSVELNRVLFKIKDVLRQLPPANYRTLQFLIEHLHRVTEQSEENKMTASNLGIIFGPTLIKPRQADAEVSLSSLVDYPYQALIVELLIRHYQMVFDTTLSPLSGTSPTEVDANTRLTQQEKEQQLIRHTKSLGDIKEPSSKVYKRHSSIIPSSHLLTEVQENMSSVDGSDFEPADEMDSESFSGVLSSSVPEIPKPGERGLCRSHHITVTRVQLRHPRNKLPSRPYSMPADRILNRSQIDENNTRNTTDEDDRQGSSCDQSIEEVDETENTKLRVGTHFRSTFIDTQTLRRTWDKQYKHDVASRTVKIMASSSTESTAVEANSLSTSVPSTLSLGTTYTVAVRPNRTLKREDNVTKYSPIATTFRPPRTLQPPPGTFYKPPSGSKAKVLQNCAQANSAEEEDEDDEDEEDEEEGEIGIEIEVSVDEPIEEDVEIEQAGISQSPSCSPEELDQNQGKPVYQRLRPRHLPGVEHREAHFV from the exons ATGGGAGATGTAGAGAATGGATCAGTGTTGGGGCTCCCCCTGACTAAGAGAAGCAGG tcttttgagAACCTCTCTGTGGAATCTGGAGGATCCGGTCTTGAGAAAGATGATCCGCCAG AGCCTTCTCCACCGGTTCGGGCCGAAGAGGTGGACAGGACACTGCAGCGGCAGGACAGCGGAGTGGAGTCAGCACTGCTCTACGCCAAGGCATGGTCCAAGTACACCAAAGAGCTGCTGGCATGGGTGGAGAAGCGTCTCAGTGTGG ATATTGAATGTGCAAAAAGTTACGCCAAGATGGCGGAGACTGCCAAGACGCTTGCTAGTCAACAG GAATTCATGCCTTTCCGTGACATCTACATGACAGCCTTCAAAAATGACATTGAGTATAGCCAGCTGATTCTTCAAACTGCAGCCGTCCTCCAAAGCAACAAATTCATGCAG CCTCTCCTGGCCAGAAAAAATGAGCTGGACAAACTGCGAAAAGAGGTCAAGGAGCAGTGGCAGAgggagcaaaagaaaatg CACGAAGCAGACACGGCTTTGAGGAAGGCCCGGCTGCTGCAGACCCAGCGGCAAGATGAGTACGAGAAGGCCAAAGTGTCGACTAGCCGGCTGGAGGAGGAGCAGATTGGAGGTGGAGGCGGAGCAGCAGCGGCCAAACAGCTAGAAAAAAGGCGcaggctggaggaggaggcactGCAGAAG GCTGAGGAGGCCAGGGAACACTGCAGAGCTTGTCAGGTTGATGTTGGGGTAAAGAGAGTTGAGCTGGTCAACACCAAGAATGAGATCATCACTCAGATCCGAGAGATGGTCTCCCAGTGTGACCTCACCCTCAAGGCT GTGACCGTCAATTGGTTCCAGCTTCAGCAGGCCCAGGTTGTGTCTCTACCTGTCAACCACCAAACTCTGTGTGAAAATGCCAAGCTGTACGACCCTGGTCAGCGCTACATCGACTTTGTCAGGAGTTTACCTACAGACGCACCTCGACTGGAGTGCCACTCATTGGATTCGCCTGTCACGCAGAACATGGG GATGCCTTTCAACAAGCGCTCACTAAGTGGCAGCCACTCCTCCCACAGTAACCTGTCACAGGcatctgtgacctctgacctccttgCTGGCGATGATGTGGACAGTCCCATCAGTGCCCAGCACGCCAAGATTGCTGAAAGACGCTCCAATGGTAGCACTGACATCCAAG CACTTAAGATTCAGGCGCCATTTCGTTCCTGGACCTCGGCCAATCAGGGAGGAGGGATGTGCAGTGATTCGGAAAGTGCTGGAGGGAGCAGTGAGTCCCGGTCCATGGACTCACCCACTGCAAGCCCAG GAGACTTCAAGAGGAGATTACCCAGAACCCCCTCCACCGGTACCATGTCGTCTGCTGATGACTTGGATGAGAGAGAGCCTCCCTCGCCTTCTGATAATG GTTTAAATGAGATCATAACTGAAACGGCCAGCTCTCCAGGACCCTTTAGAAACACTCAGATGTCCAAGGCAGCCCAAACCCACAAGCTGAGAAAGCTTCGAGCACCCTCCAAATGTCGTGAGTGTGACAGCCTGGTGGTGTTTCATGGAGCCGAGTGCGAGGAG tgcTCCTTGGCGTGTCATAAGAAGTGTCTGGAAACCCTGGCTATCCAGTGTGGGCATAAAAAGCTCCAGGGCAAGCTTCACCTGTTCGGCATTGACTTCACACAGGCGGCTAAGAACTGTCAGGATGGCATCCCTTTCATCATACGGAAGTGCACATCAGAAATTGAGAATAGAGCCCTCAACATCAAG GGAATCTATCGTGTGAATGGTGCAAAGTCTCGAGTAGAGAAGCTGTGCCAGGCATTTGAGAATGGCAAGGACCTGGTGGAGCTCTCTGATCTTTATCCCCACGACATTAGCAATGTTCTCAAACTCTACTTGAGACAG CTTCCAGagccgctcatcctgttccgcTATTATAACGACTTTATTGGATTGGCGAAGGAAAGCCAGAGTATCATTGTGGAGGAACTAGAAGCACAGAGACTTAGTCCCACCCCTGTGACCCCTGGCCAAGTCAGTGTCGAGCTCAATCGAGTCCTGTTCAAGATCAAGGATGTGCTAAGACAGCTGCCACCAGCAAATTACAGGACATTGCAGTTCCTCATAGAGCATCTTCACCG GGTGACAGAGCAATCAGAGGAGAACAAGATGACAGCCAGCAATCTGGGCATCATCTTTGGCCCAACACTGATCAAGCCAAGGCAGGCGGATGCTGAagtttctctttcctctctggTGGATTACCCCTATCAGGCACTCATTGTGGAGCTCCTGATCAGACATTACCAGATGGTTTTTGACACCACTCTGAGTCCTCTAAGTGGCACCTCACCTACAGAGGTTGATGCTAATACCCGCCTTACCCAACAGGAGaaagagcagcagctgatcaggCACACCAAGTCACTGGGAGACATTAAGGAG CCGAGCTCTAAGGTGTATAAGAGGCATTCCTCCATAATTCCTTCTTCACACTTATTGACTGAGGTTCAGGAGAACATGTCAAGTGTTGATGGAAGTGATTTTGAACCTG CTGATGAAATGGATTCAGAGTCCTTCAGTGGGGTTTTGTCATCAAGTGTGCCTGAAATCCCAAAACCTGGCGAGAGAGGCCTCTGTCGTTCTCATCATATCACAGTCACCAGGGTCCAGCTTCGACACCCTCGCAACAAGCTCCCCTCCCGGCCATATAGCATGCCGGCTGACCGGATACTTAACCGAAGCCAAATAGATGAGAATAACACCCGGAATACCACTGACGAAGACGACAGGCAAGGAAGCAGTTGTGACCAGTCCATCGAAGAAGTGGACGAGACTGAGAATACAAAATTGCGAGTGGGCACGCATTTCCGGAGTACATTTATCGACACCCAGACATTACGCAGGACTTGGGACAAACAGTACAAACATGATGTTGCCTCAAGAACTGTCAAAATTATGGCCAGTTCATCCACAGAGAGTACAGCAGTAGAAGCCAACAGCTTATCAACCTCTGTGCCATCAACACTCTCCCTTGGAACTACTTACACAGTCGCAGTGCGACCCAACAGGACTTTAAAAAGGGAAGACAATGTCACAAAGTATAGCCCCATTGCAACAACATTCAGACCCCCCAGAACTCTTCAGCCTCCCCCAGGAACCTTCTACAAGCCCCCATCAGGAAGCAAAGCTAAAGTCCTGCAGAACTGTGCACAAGCTAACAGTgctgaggaagaagatgaggatgatgaggatgaggaagatgaggaggagggggaaatAGGCATCGAGATAGAGGTGTCTGTAGATGAGCCGATTGAGGAGGACGTTGAGATTGAACAGGCAGGCATATCCCAGTCTCCCAGCTGTAGCCCTGAGGAGCTGGACCAAAACCAGGGAAAACCAGTATACCAGAGACTAAGGCCCAGGCATCTTCCAGGGGTAGAACATAGAGAAGCGCATTTTGTTTAA